gagggtcccatggttgtatacctTGGGGCCATACGtgattcaggaagcagttactcgtctgcatggcatggactcgccgagttgttcttcagactcggcgagtagcttgaagatgtactgggactcgccgagttgttcttcagactcggcgagtggagtcggggtggccccgcgattcttccaggagtaactcgtcgggtcgaggagggtactcgacgagcagataaggaatctcagaaagttgaaagacgtctagactcgccgagtcgccatgggactcgccgagtccagtcgagttgaccgttgaccagagttgacctaagtctgacttcttagggatagtcacacttagatgatatgagtgctaatgagttatgtaatgttataggagggttgtagctcgttggtttgtgcacgagtgatttcaggagttgctagtttcagcatttacgaggtgagtcttctcactatactatacccggaagggtttgactgtatgaccggaaggtcggatatgttatgtgatatgtatgctatatgtggtaagttaattgttatgtatgctatgtatgatatgtgggccggaaggcatttatatatgggccggaaggcgttgatatgaggaccggaaggtcagggcctggaaaggcgtatgtgtgtaagtgtatattggggaactcactaagcatttatgcttacagttgtcgtgcatgtatttcaggtactagcgaggaccgtgggaaggcgccggcatgatcgatacacactgaagattgttttatgatcttgggagtttgaataattgtattgaccgaatgatTATACTATTTATGCCCTGTTTTTAATggaataattatgttttaaaaataaaaatttgcttgaaaaatttgagttgttacaaagaTCCTGAGGAGGAGCCCGAAGAAGATCCTGAGGAGGAGCCcgaagaagaccccgaggaggaatccgAGGGAAATCACGTGGAGTACCATGCGGAGCAAAGATACGAAACGTTCCATATGCCTTATGTGGAGTACACGCCAACTAGTCCTGGTACCTACGGGGAGCGACTTTATAAAGATGAAATGCCACAGGCACAGCTCGAGATTCACAGTTTAAAAAGAAAGATTGAAGAGATAGATGAACATAGGTCAAGGCTCGTACAGGAGAACCAAATAAGGGTTGATGCTGCTATGAAAAGTAAACGCAAGATACAAAGGTTGGAACAGGAGGTGTCAGAGCTAAGGAAACTGACTATCACTAAGTTGTGGGAAGGGTTTGTGGCTTGGGCAAAACAAGCCAAGGCCACGACTTACGGATTACTAGATAAGGTGGTTGGAAGAGAACCACCTCAGGCCGAGGTGTTGGTCATTCAAAGTGGTCCCGGAGATCGAAAAGCTAAAAAGATAAGGAAGTACTTGAAGGAGGGAAAGAGAATATTGAAATATGATGACATCGTTTTTAAAAATTAGAAAGTAGGAGTGCAATGATTTgtcttttttgtttcttttttttttattatttctctTGGTTGTTGGCTTGAGTGACTTGATGTGAACAAGACGTATgcctatttttgaagtttttggaataaaatttatgtttgttatacttattgtgttataaacataaatatgtaGTTGATATGTCTTCACGAAGATCTGGGAGGTTCACTAGGGTCACTCCGGAGGAAGAGCGCATCCCAATTGGAGCTTATGTTAGAGCACCAGGAGATGTTCCAGAAACCCCACTGAACCCGAATGCTAGTCGTGGACGGGGCCAAGGAAGAGGAAGGGGTAAAGGAAGAGGCCGAGGTGTTGTTACAGCACCGATACCTGTACAATCGGCCCATGGTAGCTCTGGATCCCACCGCGGTCGAGGTCGAGGTCGTGGAAGGGGTCGTGCGGCAAACACGATCACTAGAGAGGAGTTGGCTGATGAGATTGCTCGAGCAATTCGAGACACCTTACCGGATGTAATTGCTCAGGCACGAGAAGCAATAATGGGTGAGTATGAAGGTAACTTGGGTGGAGGTGAAGAGGACTACGATTACAG
This region of Lactuca sativa cultivar Salinas unplaced genomic scaffold, Lsat_Salinas_v11 Lsat_1_v11_unplaced_17, whole genome shotgun sequence genomic DNA includes:
- the LOC111891124 gene encoding ribosome biogenesis protein ERB1-like, translated to MDHGKAIVDGGVSVEGTSGLLPHEKLKAESELSDSEGNLEPTTPLSLSERDEEDEDVESEVEPEEDYPEEEPEEDPEEEPEEDPEEESEGNHVEYHAEQRYETFHMPYVEYTPTSPGTYGERLYKDEMPQAQLEIHSLKRKIEEIDEHRSRLVQENQIRVDAAMKSKRKIQRLEQEVSELRKLTITKLWEGFVAWAKQAKATTYGLLDKVVGREPPQAEVLVIQSGPGDRKAKKIRKYLKEGKRILKYDDIVFKN